TGGGGACGCGGATCAAATCTGAAAAGGCGGGATCAAGGCGGATCAAGCTTGAGAGAAAAAAAATCCGCCCTGATCAGATTTTATCCGTGTCCCCCTTGGATTTGACCAGCCGCCGCAGCAGATCTCCTTCCTGCGTCCCCTCCGGCAAAGTCAGTCGCACCAGGCGGTTGGGCTGACCCGCCGGCAAAGGGTCTCCCTCCAAAGAGCGAATCTCACCCACGCAAAAAGCCGCCGTGCGCATTGCCGGGCCGATAGTCTCCAGAGTTTCCCCCGGCAGAAAGCGATTGCGCCCCTGCACCACCAACGCGCCCTGCTCCTCGCGCACCACGCCGACAAAATCGCAGGCCCGCACGTAGGCCGAATCGGCGGCGTGCACCTGCGCATCCTCTTGGCCCAGCAGAAAACCCGTGCCGTAGGGACGATGGCTGACCTTGTCGAGTTCTTCCCGCCAGAGCGGATCAAACGCGTAACCAACCGGATCGGCCAGGTAGCGGTCAAGCGCCGCGCGATAAACGCGCGTCACGGCGGCCACATAATAGACGCTCTTCATGCGCCCCTCGATCTTGAGGCTGCTCGCCCCCGCTTCGACGAGGGCGGGCAAATGCTCCACCAGGCACAGATCGCGGCTGTTGAGGACATAGGTGCCGCGCTCATCCTCCTCCATCGGAAAATATTCGCCGGGCCGGGTCTCTTCCATCAACGCATAGCGCCAGCGGCAGGGATGGGCGCACAAACCGCGATTGGCTTCGCGTCCGGTCAGCGCCGCCGACAGCAGACAACGGCCCGACCAGGCCACGCACATGGCGCCGTGCACAAAGACTTCGAGCTCGCAGGAGGTCGCTGCGGCAATCGCGCGAATCTCCGCCAGTCGCAATTCGCGCGCCAGATTGACCCGCGAGATGCCGGCCGCCTGCCAGAAATTGACGCTCGGGGCATTGGTGGTATTGGCCTGGGTGGACAGATGCAGGACACGGCGGGGATCGACCTGCCGCACGGTGGCCAGCACACCGGGATCACCGACGATATAGGCATCGAGGTCGAGGGGGCGCAGTTCTTCGAGCAGCGCCGCGAAATCCGGAAATTCCTCGGGCCGCAGCCAGGCATTGAGGGTCAGATAGAGTTTTTTGCCCCGCGCCCGGCACAGGTCGCGGGCCTGCCGCAAGGCGTCGCGATCAAAATTTCCGGCCAGGGCGCGCAGGCCGAAGCGATCCGTCCCCAGATAAACGGCATCGGCGCCGAAACGCAGGGCGGTTTCCAGCTTTTCCAGATCCCCGGCGGGCGCCAGCAATTCAACATTCTTCATGCGCGAAATTCTCCCATCGACCCGCCGGCCATCCGCCCAATCTCCGCCCTCATCCCTTGACAAGGCAGCAAAAAGCCTATAATTTTTAGAGAAATTTTCATTTTAGAAATCTCTTACTTCCCTCTCATTTTCCCTGGAGGACGGCGTGCCCCTCGCTCTCATCGCCAGCCTGTCCCTCGTGCTGCTCGCCCTGCTCGGCGGCTGCGCCCAGCCGCCGGCCCGGCCTGCCGCCGTCACGCCCCAGGCGGACCTGGCGCGCCTCGAAAAACGTCAGCAGGAGCTCGACGCCAAGGTTTCCGCACTGCGCGGCGAACTCTCGCAACTGCAAGCCGAAGTGCAACGCCTCCAGGCGCAACCCGTAGAACGGCGGCCCGCCCGGGTAACGGAAAAAGACACTCCAGGCGGTGAAATCACCGCGCGCGTCGCGCCGCCGCCGGCCCCCGCGCCGCCGACGCCGACCACCCCCGCCCCCGGCACGGCCACGGAAACTTACCTGCGCGCTTTTTCCGATTATGCCTCGGGCCGCTATCCGCAGGCGATCGCGGGCTTCGAGGAGTTCCTGCGGGCCTTTCCCGACAACGAATATGCAAGCAACGCGCAATTTTGGATCGGAGAATGCTACTACGCGCAGCAGGACTACGAACGGGCGGCGCTTGAGTTCATGAAAATGGCCAGTCGCTACCCGCAATCGGCACGGACGCCGGACGCCCTCTTCAAAACCGCCTCGGCCTACCAGAAGCTGGGGCGCGCCGACGAGGCCCGGCAACTGATGAACCTGTTGCGCGAGCGCCATCCGCAAAGCGCCGCCGCGCAGAAAAGCCTTGAACCCTGAACCTTTTCTTTTCCCGAGGAAAT
This region of Geoalkalibacter sp. genomic DNA includes:
- a CDS encoding peptidase U32 family protein, which codes for MKNVELLAPAGDLEKLETALRFGADAVYLGTDRFGLRALAGNFDRDALRQARDLCRARGKKLYLTLNAWLRPEEFPDFAALLEELRPLDLDAYIVGDPGVLATVRQVDPRRVLHLSTQANTTNAPSVNFWQAAGISRVNLARELRLAEIRAIAAATSCELEVFVHGAMCVAWSGRCLLSAALTGREANRGLCAHPCRWRYALMEETRPGEYFPMEEDERGTYVLNSRDLCLVEHLPALVEAGASSLKIEGRMKSVYYVAAVTRVYRAALDRYLADPVGYAFDPLWREELDKVSHRPYGTGFLLGQEDAQVHAADSAYVRACDFVGVVREEQGALVVQGRNRFLPGETLETIGPAMRTAAFCVGEIRSLEGDPLPAGQPNRLVRLTLPEGTQEGDLLRRLVKSKGDTDKI
- the ybgF gene encoding tol-pal system protein YbgF; amino-acid sequence: MPLALIASLSLVLLALLGGCAQPPARPAAVTPQADLARLEKRQQELDAKVSALRGELSQLQAEVQRLQAQPVERRPARVTEKDTPGGEITARVAPPPAPAPPTPTTPAPGTATETYLRAFSDYASGRYPQAIAGFEEFLRAFPDNEYASNAQFWIGECYYAQQDYERAALEFMKMASRYPQSARTPDALFKTASAYQKLGRADEARQLMNLLRERHPQSAAAQKSLEP